A window of the Citrus sinensis cultivar Valencia sweet orange chromosome 9, DVS_A1.0, whole genome shotgun sequence genome harbors these coding sequences:
- the LOC127899882 gene encoding uncharacterized protein LOC127899882 yields MTDGKRILQTDASDTSWGALLLEQIDKKEYLIEHGSDHFSPAQHHYHTIYKEILAFSPDTDQIEFLYSEQESPDPDTVFALGTSDSDSDSTSSTEPEDYSPVFHIHRPIPAIAFIDTGAQRSILNPAILPPETWISNENHFRAASGKLFSTKLRTKSRIGIQLFPKLTVWTHVIGSSLPDKDLLLGFDILFQAQKIQVLPTGLRFQSMFQPYTDQLKLYHLPQSPPDYQSISAQLLRFCPPNHLAFAHPHPLWKNPAHFVKLPFKLNEDLNPTKATHPGMPPSKLQLAQTECAELLAQGLIEPTTSPWACQAFYVNKRAETLRGKKRLVIVYQPLNQFLQDDKFPLPRKNSIFTYLQNARIFSKFDLKSGFWQLGIDPAERYKTAFCIPNAHYQWTVLPFGLKTAPSIFQNAMTQIFQPLLHHTLVYIDDLLLFSGTPEEHQVLLQQFHDITAHYGIMLSDKKSTIATDTVEYLGMQIKNGFYQPGPHIAQELLHFPDKDFTKKQVQQFLGIINYIRDFLPHVDQQTSILSALLKKNPISWDSRHTTAVILPLYNPKTAFLSLKRVPNQIRKQLKTVSSVLIHRILHTKSSIELKKEEFRETWIIEHSIYYFKAHLFLSEKLRGGSLI; encoded by the exons ATGACAGATGGCAAACGTATCCTACAGACTGACGCTTCAGACACATCATGGGGAGCCCTGTTGCTTGAACAGATCGACAAAAAGGAATATCTAATCGAACATGGTAGTGATCATTTTAGTCCAGCCCAGCATCACTATCACACGATCTACAAGGAGATTCTTGCC TTCTCTCCTGATACTgaccaaattgagtttttatactCTGAACAAGAAAGTCCTGATCCGGATACAGTTTTTGCCCTTGGCACTTctgattcagattcagattcaacTTCATCTACTGAACCAGAAGACTATTCCCCTGTCTTCCACATCCA TCGGCCCATTCCTGCTATTGCCTTCATAGACACTGGCGCTCAGCGCAGTATTTTAAACCCTGCTATTTTGCCGCCTGAAACCtggatttcaaatgaaaatcatttcCGTGCTGCTAGtggaaaattgttttctaCAAAGCTCCGCACCAAGTCTAGAATTGGAATTCAGCTATTCCCAAAGCTCACAGTTTGGACCCATGTAATCGGGTCTAGCCTACCTGACAAAGATCTTCTTCTTGGGTTTGATATCCTATTCCAAGCCCAAAAGATTCAAGTCCTTCCTACTGGTCTCAGATTCCAGTCCATGTTCCAACCATACACAGACCAGCTCAAACTCTATCATTTGCCCCAGTCCCCTCCTGATTATCAGTCTATTTCGGCCCAGTTACTAAGGTTTTGTCCTCCAAATCATTTGGCCTTTGCCCATCCACATCCTCTGTGGAAAAATCCAGCCCATTTCGTTAAGCTCCCTTTTAAGCTTAATGAAGACCTTAATCCTACCAAAGCAACCCATCCGGGTATGCCTCCTTCTAAGCTTCAGTTAGCCCAAACAGAATGTGCAGAGTTACTTGCCCAAGGCCTCATTGAGCCCACAACTTCTCCGTGGGcctgccaagccttttatgttaataaacgTGCCGAAACATTACGGGGTAAAAAGCGTCTTGTTATTGTTTATCAGCCTTTAAACCAGTTTTTACAGGATGATAAATTTCCTTTACCTCGAAAAAATTCCATCTTTACCTACCTCCAAAATGCcagaatattttctaagtttgaCTTAAAGTCTGGGTTTTGGCAGCTGGGTATTGACCCTGCTGAACGTTATAAAACTGCATTCTGTATTCCCAATGCCCATTACCAATGGACCGTTCTTCCCTTTGGTCTCAAAACTGCAccatccattttccaaaatgcCATGACCCAAATCTTCCAGCCCCTCCTTCACCATACCCTTGTTTATATTGACGATTTACTTCTGTTTTCAGGTACTCCAGAAGAGCATCAAGTTTTACTCCAACAGTTCCATGATATCACAGCTCACTACGGTATTATGCTTTCCGACAAAAAGAGTACAATTGCCACAGATACCGTCGAATATCTCGGTATGCAGATAAAGAATGGATTCTATCAGCCTGGACCCCACATTGCACAAGAATTACTCCACTTTCCAGATAAGGATTTCACAAAGAAACAAGTCCAACAGTTCCTTGGCATCATCAACTACATCCGCGATTTCCTGCCTCATGTGGACCAGCAGACAAGTATACTTTCTGctttactaaaaaagaatcctaTCTCTTGGGATTCCCGTCACACTACAGCTGTAATTCTGCCGTTATACAACCCGAAAACAGCTTTCCTTAGCTTAAAacgggtaccaaaccagataagaaaacaGCTAAAGACCGTCTCAAGTGTTCTGATACACAGGATCCTTCATACAAAG AGCTCCATAGAACTTAAGAAAGAGGAGTTTAGAGAGACATGGATAATAGAACACTCAATATATTACTTTAAGGCTCACCTCTTCCTTAGTGAAAAACTAAGAGGAGGCTCCCTTATATAG